Below is a window of Dasypus novemcinctus isolate mDasNov1 chromosome 31, mDasNov1.1.hap2, whole genome shotgun sequence DNA.
CAGTTGCCTTGACCCTGAGGGCCCAGCTAGAGGCAGGGCTTAGGTCAAGGGTTGAACACATGACAGTTTAGTTAAACCACACCTGCTCCTTGCCACAAGAGAAGTGCAGCCCGTGGTGGGGGTGTAACATGGCAGCTCAGCCAGCCTCTGTGCAGTGGGGCTGGAATGGCTCCATCTGCACATCCCATCCAGGATCTGGGTCCTGCTCACATCTTGATGGCCACCATCCTGGAGAAGACCCAATGATCCCTTCTGGGTTGTGACATCACCCCTCACTGGCCAAACACTGGCCCAACCTCCACATTGAGGCCAAAGGTCACCTGCTGTCCCTCTTCTTCTCTGACCCTCCAGTGACCCCCATTTCCCCTATGATAAAGTCAAGCTCCATCCAGTAGCTCACAGGGTTGATGTGACCCAGCTCTCAAAACCTTTCTGACTTCAACTCTTCCCCTTGACCCCTGCTCCTTCACCTGGCCTCCATGTTGTTCCTCAGGCTAGCCAAGCACATGTCCCCCTCAGGCCTGGCAGGCtgtcccctccctcttcctctttggGGCTGTCTCAGAGAGCCCTTCCCAGGCCTTCCTGACTCAGCATGCTAGCCTCGCTCATATGTCCACTGTCCTGAGCTTTGACCACCATCGAACTCATGCACTTCCTGCCTCTGGAGGTGGCTCTCTGTCCTTCCCCACTCACTGCAAACTCTGCTCCAGGATGACAAAGAGGGAACATGTCATTCCTTATGTGTCTACTGCCTGACCCAGTGATGGGCCCCAGGGGATGGCTCTACACCCAGCTCACCATGATGCTCTTGTATTGCTGGCTGTTGTCCTCATCCAGGCTGACATGGACAATGTAGTAGTTGGCCACGTACCATTTATAGCATGGCTGTGGGTCGTGGTGCTTGTGGCTGGACCAATTTGCCCTGGGTTTGatggagtaggaggaagaggatGTTCCTCTGGATACTGATGTGACAATGGAGGAGTTCCGTGTTGATGGAGAGGTTGACTGCCTTAACTGTGGATAACAGCAATATCAACAGAAGGCCTGGAACCTTGGGGCACCCTAGGGTTACTCTAGAACCTCTAGTAGGCTCTAGAAATTCATAGTAGTCAACAATTCTTGAACCCTTTGTGGACCTGGAGAAGGctaagcaggcacagaagaaggAGGGTGAGGATGAGGGTGAGGGCCCACATGAGAAGAGGTGGGCAGTTACCTTTATTTCATGGCCATCTTGGGACTCTGGGACATTGTTCAGGTGGATTTTCAATTTAGGCTTTGAGAATCTGGCCACATGTATGTGAGGTGAGTCAGCTGCCTCCCCACTGCTGAAGTCAGGACCACACTGGAACTGGACACTGGAGTAGGGGTTGCTGCTACCACTGGACCCAGTGTCGGGGGTCTGGCAGCTGAGGTATGGGTCAGCTTACCTTGGGGGCCTCACTTGGAATGCAATCAAACTTCTCCCCTGCTACCACTGCACCCTGCTAAGTGGTCATTCCATTAATAGTAGCCACTGGGCTCTAACTCACTGAGAGATCATGTAGCatgaccccattttacagaagaggaaagagtCCCAGGGATGGGGCAACTCGCCCCAGTCACAGGCTTGGCTGGGAGGCGAGCTGAGATCCCCATGCTAAACAGTCAGGCTCCCCAAGCCCACACTTAACCTGAAGTTTCCATGAGCCCTGAGCCAGCCCACACTTGTCCACCCTGGATGGGGAACTCACTcttcacaccaagatttgatgCCTTCTAGGCGGTGTTTGCCCTTGACTTTCTTACCAGCCGACTGGGATTTGGGCTCCAGTTCACAAGACAGGTGGTAGCTGTGTGACAGATTGGCAGCTGTAGGGTCCTAGGAGCCACACCTCAGGTCTCCTGCTCAGTGTCTGCACAGCAGTTGGCATATTGGTACCGAAGCTCTCTTCAGGCAACAGGTCCTATGCTGACCCCAGATCCTCAGTGGTGATCCCACACCTACTGTGGCCTGATGCTGCATTGGCTTCACCTATCTTTCTTGCTGAGCTGCTCCATGTCTCTAAACGAGGTCCCAAATTGTTCATTGGGCATAAGGGAGTCATAGAAGCAGCCtgcctggagctgctggagctcagtGATCTTCTGGTATTCCTGGGGCCAGAGGGAAGGAATAGTCACTGTCAAGGCATGGGTGGTtcgctgggtggggtgggggccagtGGCTGGTTTCACTCCTGTGGGTCCCCTGACCCCTCCACTACCTTCCAGTCTCTACCTGCCCTCAGAGCTGAGTTCACACAGCTCATCCACCATGAGGTTGTCCTTCATCCCAAGTATATCCACTATCCTCTAGAAGGAGGCTTTGGCCCTCTCTTTTCTCCTCAAACTCTCACGATCAAACTAAGAGGAAACCTCATGCAGCCTGGGGGTGTCCTGCCTGCGAGGAACACTGTGTTCCATCCCTACACCCCACCCCAGACCCACTCCAACAGTGATGGCCACAGCTGCTCACTTTCCTCCTTTTGTGAAAATTGACCATCTTTCCCTGGAAGACAGAGTTTGCATCCATCATGAAGGGGCCCCCATCCATTGCCATGCCCATCACCCTTAAGCCCCTCTGGGCTCCAGGTGTGAGGACCAGTAGTGGAGACAGAGAGAACCTTCAATCTCAGCCTCGATGACAATGGAGAGATGGCCCCTGGGACCAGCCTCCTTCCACTCATCTGCAAGAAGGAGGTCATGGAACCCCAGCTTCCAGGGAGGCTGTGGGTTTCAGGACATCCTGTGAGCCCAGTGGTGAGAGCTCAGGGCTTTAGGGAGTGGCCTCTCCTCCCAAGACTCAGGGTCCCTTTCCCACCCTGTCCCTGCCCCCAGGCTCACTTACTACCAGATACTCCTGCATGGCATAGTTCAGCATAAAAAACGGAGTGAGAAATGTTCCCAGACATGAGACTATGCCATGGATGACATCCTGTAGCATTGGGTAGGGTGGCAATGAGCACAGGCTCTCAGGTGCCCCCAAGACCATGCCCTGAACACTCCTCAGTCTCAGACTCCTAGAACCACAGCCTTCCCTGGACAGTGTCAGACCCTTAACCCTCACCCCTTAAGGTCCCTTCCAGACTCCAAGGACCCCAAACTCCATTGTAGTCACCTCACAGCACTGGCTTTTTAAAAGTCACCAAGTTTACCCCCCTCTCACAGTCAATCCACTTTATGTCAGCTCTTCCAGACTCTTACTCTGACTGGCTGCAACTAGTCCCCCAAGATTCCCATAGCTCATGGTCCTAAATGTTCCAGAGGAAGGGACATTGATAGGAGGCTTTCCAGGCTTAGTGGTCCAGAGGGATAGGCCTGAGGAGGGCCCCCATGCTGACTCATGCACACTCACCCTCTCCTGCTGCTGCTCCTTATTCTGGGCTTTTTTGAGCTTCATCTCCAGGGTGGCAAACTTGGAGATCTCCTCTTGTCGGGGTTGAGAACTAGGTCAGTGAGGCCCTCCATCTCTCAACTATTGTCCCTGGGGCCTTGGGCACCTGGATCAAGTGGGCaggtggaaatctgctgccaGCACATGCCTGAGGTCCCCTGCCTGACCTTGTGAAAGTCGACCAGCCTCCCTTAGCCTGTTTATCTTTGGTATGAGGACAGAGACCTGAACCCTCATCAGGAGTCCAGAGGCCTCAGTGTTGCACGCTAGCAGTGAGGATGCTCTGGCCATTGTGCTCTACCCCTCAGAGTCAAGAGAATGCTCAGTcatgttgcttttctcccttGAACCTTGCCACTTCACTTTGAGGGTGGCACAACTACTTGATCCAGCTTCCATTCCACATGAGGACACAGAGCCCAAAGAAGCTGTTGACTAGGACTGAATCACTCTGGGCCTCAGAGAACAGGCTGCTCCCTTAAGACAGTGGCCACATCCGAGCTGACCTCACCTCACCACTGACCACCAATAACTGGTGTCTGGTTCTCCTGGCCTCTGGGTACGGGTTGGGGCCTCATGTCATCCCAATTCCCCAAGGATGGGATATTTCTGGACGCTGAGTTAAGCATCTTCTGCCTTCCCCAGCCAACAGGAGTGGAGGCCCCAAAATCTGCCTGAAGCCATACCAAAGGCATCCCCTCTCCTGGAGCCCACTGAGGATATTCTGCCTGCAGACAAGTCCTACTCAGGAATGGGTCTCCATGGTGCCAGATCTAATTGTCCAGGTAGGGTAGGGGTTGCCAGGAGTACTGAGCACTGaagttttgcttcctcttttatgTGGAAGCTTCTAGATTTGATCAGGAAGGACTGCCATGGTTTTCTGTCTCCCAAAGATTTCTCATAGCTCTCTGGCTCAAATGTCATTAGTTATGAGGCACAGTTATGAGACCTTCCACTCAGATGGAGACTTCTTATCCTATCAgttcatcatctcctcctggAACATCCCAGCTTACTCCACAGAACCCAAAAACCACAGCTTCCTGCCCTACAACTGTCCCCCACCTGACCACAAATCAAACATATCCCTCTACATCTTCAACCAGTATAAACCAGACtggatgttttcaaagaaactttcagTGAAAAACTAAAATCCCCATTACCTGAGCCCCAACCCTCCAACCTCCTCTTTACCTTGAAGATCAGCTCACTGCTCTGTGAGTGGTTGTTCTCATTTGAGACAATCTCAGATAGCATCTGGAAGAGGTGGAGGctgtccctgggggagggcaagaaaagaaggagaaagatgggaaTAGGCAGGAGGGTATAAAGGCTAATCCATTTTACTTTAGTCACTTGGGACTCAGTCTGCCTGGGTGGGTGGTGCTGAAACTGGGTAGCTCTGAGCACTGCAGTACATCATGAGGTTTGGGAGCTGAGTTCTGAGGTGGGCACAATGGGGACCCCCATTCCCATTTCATGAGCAGTTGATTCTGACATGTAGACTTCAAAGGACAGTGTGTTGCTGAGAAGTAAACACTTAACATGCCCCCATTTGGTTCAACTCTGACAGTGGATGGAAGGGGAGGCAAAACAATCAATCTCAggtgcccccccacacacagcccTTGCCCAGGAGCTACTACCTCCCAGGCCCCCTGAAGGACAATGTCCAGCCCCCACAAGGTCCCTGGTGTCCCTGGAGAAGCCTGCCCACCTGGAAAATTTCTTCCACGTCTTAAGATGGTGAATTGAATGGCTTTCAAGGGCAGAGAAGATGGTATAGAACAAGGAAAATTTCTTGAGGATTTGGCACTCCTGAGAAGGGAGAATGAGCAGTGAGATGTGGTCTGAGTGTCCCCCTGCTCCAGCTTCAGCCCTCTCAGCTGACATCTCCCCTCTAGGATGAGACAGACACGCAGTGAGACCCTGAGGTCATGCTGTGGACCCAGAGAGGGACACTCACACTCAACCTGAGCGAGTAGCCTGGGTGGGAAATGAGGATAGTGTAGAGCTGTGCTACAGACCAGGGAGGGCCTGGAAGACTGAGAGCCAATAAAAGCACAGAAGGGCTCCAGAATTCCAGAGAGGGCCCCATGAGCACACCCTGGCCACCTCgatccagtgctccaccaccctggccctgtcCTGAGCCTTCATGCTCTGGTCCCTAAGGCAGGTTGTGATGCAGTTAGTCACATGCTTGAACTGGGTGACAATAGCATGGATGGTGGGTACAACATGCTCCTTGccctttttgttgtgttgggACCAGATGGCACCCAGGCAGTGATAAGGCACCACCTTCTTCAACTGCTCCTGGGGAGGAGATGTTAGTGTGTCCCACACCCAAGCACCTTAGATCCCACAGGCCCTCAAGACCCAGGTTAAGGTCCAGTGGTCTCAGCTGGAGCTTGGCAGGCTGAGGACAGGGTGTGTTCTCTGTCCCCTGATTGGACATAACACAAGTGACCCAATGCCCAAGCCTAGAGGGGAAGAGGAAACTACACTTTAGAGTCCCTCTCACAAACTCCAGCATGGGAGGCACCTCATGCCTCCACAGGCCCAAGCAGTACCATGGTTCCTCCTGATAATGCCTCCTGGCTTGCTAGCAGTCACGTGCATGGTCCCTAGCCTAGGAGGGTGTGCGGATGCTTTGGGTGCCTACCGAAGGATCCAGTGCTCATCTGGGTCTTATTAGTGTCAGTGCTGTGGAGACCCCAGCATAGAGCAGGCCACCCATGGAGGCTGGTTGCACCTCAGTGAGCTCCCTTCAACCCCTACTGGCCATGCCCCCtcaggctttctatttctttgctctcaTATAATCTTCACAGTCGGTGTGTATGGTAGGTATGTGTAGTGTCCTTTATCTACTGTCTAGAGAGGGCAAGTGTAGGTTTAGGGATTAATAAACTTGCTCAGGTTAAAAATCTGGGAGTGGAGTGAGGCTTTGGAACAAGATAATAAGATTCTAGATCAGGGGATACTAAGGCTGGAGTGGCAGATCCTGGGAGGAAGATCCACCTCAATCCACCCTGCCGATCACAGCTGCTCACCACATCCATCTGTGTCAActgctctgccaccagctcaGGAGGGAAAGCCAGGAGGTTGGCCTTCTCCTCACTCAGCAGGTTCTTTGAGGTCTCAGGCCAGGAGCAGGAAGGCTCTGGAGGTGTAACCTGCCCTGCTGCTGACTTTAGCTCTGACAATGGCTCTGGTGGTGCTGCCAGACATGCCTTCCCCTCGAGAGCCTGTGCTGCTGAAGGTGAGTAACCAGGCTATAGTTCCAGAAGGGACCCTGGTGCAGACTGTATAGGTGGCACTGGAGATAGTAGTGGGATTGCCTCTAGCTCAGGAACCTGTGATGCAGATGGTGATGTGCCTTCTTCCAGCCTGGCAGCAGGTGCTCCATCTGGGGATGAAGCTGACTTTATCTGCAGAGTGGTCATTGGTCCTACCTCCATATGTAGCTGTGGAGGTGGCACCAAAGCTTCTTCAAGCACTAAAGCTTGATGTGCTTCTGATGTTGAAGGGGCAAGCTCTACCTCCAGAGTGGGTATTGCTGATCCATGTATAGTTGTCAAGTTAGGTGGAGCTGGACTTGCCTCTGGCTCTGGATCTGGTGCATCTGATGTTGACATGGGTGACCCAGGCTCTGGAACTTGTTCAGCTGATTGTGAT
It encodes the following:
- the LOC101441865 gene encoding ral guanine nucleotide dissociation stimulator-like yields the protein MVNEELEDGLIYSISLQKVEVHHSPSQSQCWFQRKNNSTLTREESCTVRTVKAGNWEKLMEHLVPAFQEGDLIYINIFRTYQVFTTTEQVLDWLFHRYGHKHHGSGGHVICLEMKNTLSSLLSTRLDQYPEDFLEPTESLCIKLLVIYAQVHLPDSALEYRAMILLSQMSHPEPFEEDPKAPELQMPPVQTVVPIPPLAADTGAVPEADSTPFPLPLPATEFAPVLALEVDPDTLPAVAPTTSSAGAPAHVVEAATSQSAEQVPEPGSPMSTSDAPDPEPEASPAPPNLTTIHGSAIPTLEVELAPSTSEAHQALVLEEALVPPPQLHMEVGPMTTLQIKSASSPDGAPAARLEEGTSPSASQPGYSPSAAQALEGKACLAAPPEPLSELKSAAGQVTPPEPSCSWPETSKNLLSEEKANLLAFPPELVAEQLTQMDVEQLKKVVPYHCLGAIWSQHNKKGKEHVVPTIHAIVTQFKHVTNCITTCLRDQSMKAQDRARVVEHWIEVARECQILKKFSLFYTIFSALESHSIHHLKTWKKFSRDSLHLFQMLSEIVSNENNHSQSSELIFKEISKFATLEMKLKKAQNKEQQQEREYQKITELQQLQAGCFYDSLMPNEQFGTSFRDMEQLSKKDSYHLSCELEPKSQSAGKKVKGKHRLEGIKSWCEDCQTPDTGSSGSSNPYSSVQFQCGPDFSSGEAADSPHIHVARFSKPKLKIHLNNVPESQDGHEIKLRQSTSPSTRNSSIVTSVSRGTSSSSYSIKPRANWSSHKHHDPQPCYKWYVANYYIVHVSLDEDNSQQYKSIMVILYVSVQKAIADNKTMVVSDVRE